A part of Flavobacteriaceae bacterium GSB9 genomic DNA contains:
- the kbl gene encoding glycine C-acetyltransferase — protein MYGKLKNHLKSELKDIKNNGLYKEERIIASAQGAEITLSTGETVLNFCANNYLGLSSHPEVIQAAKDTMDTHGFGMSSVRFICGTQDIHKTLEQKIADFYQTEDTILYAAAFDANGGVFEPLLGKEDAIISDSLNHASIIDGVRLCKAARYRYQNGNMEGLEQQLIQANKDGARFKIVVTDGVFSMDGLLAPLDKICDLAEKHEALVMVDECHAAGFIGKSGRGTLEEKNVLNRVDIITGTLGKALGGAMGGYTTGKKEIIDMLRQRSRPYLFSNSLAPAIVGASIKVFDMLSNNTELRDTLQWNTSYFKKGLKEAGFDIIDGDSAIVPVMLYDAKLSQTMANMLLNEGIYVIGFFFPVVPKEKARIRVQLSASHTKSHLDKAIDAFNKVGKALKII, from the coding sequence ATGTACGGAAAACTGAAAAATCATCTAAAATCAGAACTCAAAGACATTAAAAATAATGGACTTTACAAAGAGGAACGGATTATCGCATCGGCACAAGGTGCCGAAATAACCCTGAGCACGGGCGAAACGGTTTTAAACTTTTGCGCAAACAATTACTTAGGGCTTTCGTCGCATCCCGAAGTTATCCAAGCAGCAAAAGATACGATGGACACCCACGGCTTTGGAATGAGTTCGGTTAGGTTTATTTGTGGCACACAGGATATTCACAAAACTCTAGAACAGAAAATAGCCGATTTTTATCAAACCGAAGATACCATATTATATGCTGCAGCCTTTGATGCCAATGGCGGCGTTTTTGAACCGCTTTTAGGTAAAGAAGATGCCATTATATCCGATTCGCTAAACCATGCTTCTATTATAGACGGCGTACGTTTGTGCAAAGCTGCACGCTATCGCTATCAAAATGGCAATATGGAAGGTTTAGAGCAACAGCTTATACAAGCTAATAAAGATGGAGCACGTTTTAAAATTGTTGTTACCGATGGCGTATTTTCAATGGATGGCCTATTAGCACCATTAGACAAAATTTGCGACTTAGCTGAAAAACACGAGGCTTTGGTAATGGTAGACGAGTGCCATGCCGCAGGATTCATTGGAAAATCCGGCCGCGGTACACTCGAAGAAAAAAATGTTTTAAACCGTGTCGATATCATCACGGGAACCCTTGGAAAAGCTCTTGGTGGCGCTATGGGGGGCTACACCACTGGAAAAAAAGAAATTATCGACATGCTTCGTCAGCGCTCAAGGCCCTATCTGTTTTCTAACTCGTTAGCACCGGCCATAGTTGGAGCTTCAATAAAGGTCTTTGATATGCTCTCCAACAACACAGAACTTCGCGATACTTTACAATGGAATACAAGTTATTTCAAGAAAGGCTTAAAAGAAGCTGGTTTTGATATCATTGATGGCGATTCGGCCATTGTTCCTGTAATGCTTTACGACGCTAAACTATCCCAAACCATGGCAAATATGCTTTTAAACGAAGGTATTTATGTTATAGGTTTCTTTTTCCCCGTAGTTCCCAAAGAAAAAGCAAGAATTCGAGTGCAACTCTCTGCGTCGCATACCAAATCCCATTTAGATAAGGCTATTGATGCATTTAATAAAGTAGGTAAAGCTCTAAAAATTATATAA
- a CDS encoding OmpA family protein, with product MKNLSRLLFAMLLVLGFSNVNAQDENNPWQITIGANAVDAFPSGDGVVGDAYLGSGLGDEFFNASDHWNILPSLSTISVSKYLNSGFSFGITGSLNKIENWGDKAGIPGSAPEEVNKVDDWSYYGVDGTIKYNFLQGTTLDPYLGVGGGYTWVDEIGAGTLNGTLGLNVWFSDNVGLTLQTAYKHAFEDYLQTHFQHTAGISIKFGGTDTDGDGIYDKDDACPDVAGLEAFNGCPDSDGDGIEDSKDDCPNEAGLAELNGCPDADGDGVADNKDNCPTVAGLAALAGCPDADGDGVTDADDKCPNEAGPSANDGCPWPDTDGDSVLDKDDKCPEVKGTVANDGCPEVTVEVQKTLNEYAKTILFDTGKATIKKQSEEVLADIIKILNEYPNSKFTVEGHTDSVGSEKLNQGLSEKRALSVKEYLVENGVDAFRLSALGYGESKPIDTNKTRAGRANNRRVEINLAK from the coding sequence ATGAAAAATCTTAGCAGATTATTGTTCGCTATGTTGCTTGTACTTGGTTTTAGCAACGTAAATGCGCAAGACGAAAACAATCCTTGGCAAATCACCATAGGAGCTAATGCGGTAGATGCCTTCCCTTCTGGAGATGGTGTTGTAGGCGATGCTTACTTAGGTAGTGGGTTAGGTGATGAATTTTTTAACGCCAGTGACCACTGGAATATTTTGCCTTCATTATCGACTATTTCTGTTTCAAAGTACTTGAACAGTGGTTTTTCTTTTGGCATTACCGGTTCATTAAATAAAATTGAAAACTGGGGAGACAAAGCTGGAATACCTGGAAGCGCTCCAGAAGAAGTAAACAAAGTTGATGACTGGTCTTACTACGGTGTAGATGGTACTATTAAATATAACTTTTTACAAGGCACTACCCTTGACCCTTACTTAGGTGTTGGTGGTGGTTACACTTGGGTTGACGAAATTGGAGCTGGAACTTTAAACGGAACCTTAGGTTTAAACGTTTGGTTTAGCGACAACGTAGGTTTAACTCTGCAAACTGCTTACAAACATGCGTTTGAAGATTACCTACAAACACATTTTCAACATACTGCAGGTATCTCTATTAAATTTGGAGGAACCGATACAGATGGTGATGGTATTTACGACAAAGATGATGCTTGTCCAGATGTTGCTGGTTTAGAAGCTTTCAATGGTTGCCCAGATTCTGACGGTGACGGTATTGAAGATAGCAAAGACGACTGTCCTAACGAAGCTGGTTTAGCTGAGCTTAATGGTTGCCCAGATGCTGACGGCGATGGTGTTGCTGACAACAAAGATAACTGTCCAACAGTTGCTGGTTTAGCTGCTTTAGCTGGTTGCCCAGATGCTGACGGCGATGGTGTAACTGATGCTGACGATAAATGTCCTAACGAAGCTGGTCCTTCTGCTAACGACGGATGCCCATGGCCAGATACTGATGGAGACAGCGTTTTAGATAAAGATGATAAATGTCCTGAAGTAAAAGGCACTGTTGCTAACGACGGTTGTCCTGAAGTTACTGTTGAAGTACAAAAAACACTTAATGAGTACGCTAAAACTATCTTGTTCGATACTGGTAAAGCAACTATCAAAAAACAATCAGAAGAAGTTTTAGCTGATATTATCAAAATATTAAACGAATATCCAAACTCTAAGTTTACAGTTGAAGGACACACTGACAGTGTTGGTAGTGAAAAACTAAACCAAGGTCTTTCTGAAAAAAGAGCCCTTTCTGTAAAAGAATACTTAGTTGAAAACGGAGTTGATGCATTTAGACTTTCTGCTCTTGGTTATGGAGAATCTAAACCAATAGACACCAACAAAACTAGAGCTGGTAGAGCTAATAACAGACGTGTTGAAATTAACTTAGCTAAATAA